The stretch of DNA CTTCGGCCAGCGGATGACGCGACATACTCTCAATCGAGGCACTCACCGTCAGCAGCTCAAGCCGGTTATGTCCTTCGCCAGCGATGAAATCGGTGACCTCCGGCGTCCCTGCCGTCAAGGTTCCCGTCTTGTCAAAGGCGACGACGGCGGTGCGCGCCATATTTTCCAGATGCGCTCCGCCCTTGAACAGAATGCCTTTGCGCGCGCTCTTGGAAATCGCGGACAGCATCGCGGGCATGATGGACGATACCAGGGCGCATGGAGAGGCGACAACGAGGAAGACCATCGCTTTATAGAACGTAGCGCCCCAAGACCAGCCCAGCGCAAATGGAGGCAGGAAAACGAGAAGCAGCGTCAGGACGACCACAGCCCGGGCATAAATCGCCTCGAACCGCTTGATAAAGCGCTGGGATTCCGGAACCTCGGCTTCAGCGTCCTCCACCATTTTGACGATTTTGGCAAACAGCGAGTTCTCTGCTGATTTCGTCACCTCAATGTACAGGGCGCCTTCACCGTTCAGCGTACCCGCGAATACTTCATCCCCGTAAACCTTCTCCACCGGCACCGATTCGCCGGTAATCGAGGCCTGATCGACCGACGATTCCCCCCGGTACACGGTTCCGTCGGCGGGAATCAGCTCGCCTGGACGCACCAGCAGCAGATCGCCGATGGTCAGCTCGTCGATCGCCACCTCATTCATGGCTCCCTTGTCGATGCGCAGCGCCGTCGCCGGCTTGAGCGCCATCAGTGAAGAGATGTCCTTGCGGCTGCGGTCCATCGTATAGCTCTCCAGCGCTCCGCTGAGCGCAAAAATAAAGATCAGCATCGCTCCTTCGTTCCAATAGCCGATTGACGCCGCGCCAAGCGCCGCCGCGATCATGAGCAGGTTGACATCAAGATCATGTTCCTTGACGAGTGTCTCCACTCCCTCTTTGGCTTTGATCCACCCTCCGACCGTATACGCGGCAGCATAGACGACGACCGACAGCACCGGCAGCCAGCCGCTTAGTCCCCAGGCCAGAAGCATAAGCAGCCCGCTTCCAAGCGCAGCCTGCATTTCCGTGTTTTGAATCATTTCTTTCGGATCGAACTTTCTTCCTTTGGGCGCTCCGGGTTTTTGGGCTTGCCCCTCATATGAAGAGATATGCGGCAGTTGTTTCGTAGCTTGCATAGCAGACACCTTCCTAAAAGTTTGATGTTGGATCAGGTCCATGCGGACTGTTCTAAGACTTAATTTGAACTTCATCCCCAGCTGATAATGAAAGCCATTCTTAGAGCCCTTAAAATGACACATGCTGCCCCGGCTACGCCGGGACAGCATGATAAATGAGAATGAAATTCATTGTTTTATTAGTACAAAATGTTTTCCTTAGTGCAACATATAATTATAATATACCCCCATCCGCCGATTGTAAACCGGTAGACAAGCTTAATTTTTAACAAATTTTGGTGATCCGTGTTCTGTCTCGCTCCCGTCTGTCGATAACCCCCCCATCT from Paenibacillus sophorae encodes:
- a CDS encoding heavy metal translocating P-type ATPase gives rise to the protein MQATKQLPHISSYEGQAQKPGAPKGRKFDPKEMIQNTEMQAALGSGLLMLLAWGLSGWLPVLSVVVYAAAYTVGGWIKAKEGVETLVKEHDLDVNLLMIAAALGAASIGYWNEGAMLIFIFALSGALESYTMDRSRKDISSLMALKPATALRIDKGAMNEVAIDELTIGDLLLVRPGELIPADGTVYRGESSVDQASITGESVPVEKVYGDEVFAGTLNGEGALYIEVTKSAENSLFAKIVKMVEDAEAEVPESQRFIKRFEAIYARAVVVLTLLLVFLPPFALGWSWGATFYKAMVFLVVASPCALVSSIMPAMLSAISKSARKGILFKGGAHLENMARTAVVAFDKTGTLTAGTPEVTDFIAGEGHNRLELLTVSASIESMSRHPLAEAIVRKAEDECLELWSVQDSRSLTGWGVEGRVNGKLWRIGKSNILDDGKFPAHGAETAAETANADGAGSDSSMTDGAPAALRGENLAFWREQRTSLEKDGKTVSVILDGDIVAGMIALQDTVRPEAEDAVRKLQELGIKVAMLTGDRAATAQAIGAKTGVDLVFSDLLPEDKVKHIASLREQYGHTIMVGDGVNDAPALAQATVGMGMGMKGSGAALEVADVVLMNDNIGEIASTISLARRCQRIVKQNMIFAVSVIAVLILSNFIKGIALPFGVVGHEGSTILVILNGLRLLR